Proteins encoded by one window of Anopheles maculipalpis chromosome 2RL, idAnoMacuDA_375_x, whole genome shotgun sequence:
- the LOC126567998 gene encoding uncharacterized protein LOC126567998, giving the protein MDSETASSSSASSVVGYCLFAADTHRGRSGSITMMDGMSVWSPMDTGSDQQHSDRAADFDYNENKVTVSFCTNAIMADAVEQLTVKESDCQMQLMTKPSEVAVVVDTPNNRVRMALGVLIRLMLPVTHGVARGWKGLRGLSVLALLRKVRESHGLLTTLFAVAANTVSMSLSSVQVAHRIDPLLRVIKLRKDSTSPAIAIKPGAPTLPDTQALAAVRIPRHLPDRCVDLVVLAEPPPGVPIRADIVLIHGLHGSLVNTWKQGLWNSEGRLVNFERPPKPPLRPPKRQRHSRANLFAPPHVSKRPKYDSPTADGLDGHGNAEVNSRQDPYDESRSTSYEFAQRRYTYECGEPDEVHFADDVEYSFPTFRLRIEEEHGHKPSTIDEGTSASPGGKRKLPKPTKDANWSPCWPGDWLPLDCPGVRVIAVNYTTDPYLWRPVWITKRNRSNLVDRAREMSDLLIAKGVGRGHPIVWVGHSKGGIFIKQILVDAWESGRPAAEPLWRSSRGTFFYSVPHRGSPLADFNLPLLRQSVELLEIQKNCSSILELHSRFVALYHSGQLKIDVFSFVETAMTLMSVLYLRIVGIDSADPGIGEVCGVHLDHREICKPRSRNCILYTELVKMINRVS; this is encoded by the exons ATGGATTCGGAAACGGCCTCATCGAGCAGTGCATCGTCGGTGGTGGGTTACTGTCTCTTTGCGGCCGACACACATCGGGGGCGTTCCGGTAGCATTACAATGATGGACGGTATGAGCGTATGGTCCCCGATGGACACCGGCTCGGATCAGCAGCACAGCGATCGTGCTGCAGATTTTGACTACAACGAGAACAAAGTTACCGTGAGCTTTTGTACCAACGCCATCATGGCCGATGCTGTCGAACAGCTGACGGTGAAGGAATCGGACTGTCAGATGCAGCTAATGACGAAGCCGAGtgaggtggcggtggtggttga CACACCGAACAACCGTGTCCGGATGGCACTGGGTGTCCTGATCCGACTGATGCTACCGGTAACGCATGGTGTCGCACGTGGCTGGAAAGGGCTTCGCGGTCTCAGTGTGCTGGCATTGCTCCGGAAAGTTCGCGAAAGTCATGGCCTCTTGACGACACTGTTCGCTGTGGCTGCCAACACCGTATCGATGAGTCTGTCCTCGGTTCAAG TGGCACACCGCATCGATCCCCTTCTTCGGGTGATTAAGCTGCGAAAGGACTCAACCTCACCAGCGATTGCAATCAAACCGGGAGCACCAACTTTACCTGACACACAGGCActagcagcagtacggatACCGCGCCACCTGCCGGACCGTTGTGTTGATTTAGTGGTACTCGCTGAACCACCACCGGGCGTACCTATTCGTGCCGATATTGTGCTCATCCACGGGCTGCACGGTTCACTCGTCAACACCTGGAAGCAAGGCCTGTGGAACAGTGAAGGGCGTCTGGTAAACTTCGAACGACCTCCGAAGCCTCCACTCCGACCGCCGAAAAGGCAACGCCATTCAAGGGCAAACTTGTTCGCTCCACCGCACGTGTCCAAGCGCCCAAAGTACGATTCCCCAACCGCGGATGGTCTGGATGGTCATGGTAACGCCGAGGTAAACAGCCGGCAGGACCCGTACGATGAGTCTCGGTCAACTTCGTACGAGTTTGCTCAACGACGCTATACGTACGAATGTGGCGAACCGGACGAGGTACACTTTGCGGACGATGTAGAGTACAGCTTTCCCACGTTCCGGTTGCGCATAGAGGAAGAGCACGGCCATAAGCCTTCGACGATCGATGAGGGAACATCAGCATCGCCTGGAGGTAAAAGAAAACTCCCGAAACCCACCAAGGATGCAAACTGGTCACCGTGCTGGCCTGGTGATTGGCTTCCGCTTGACTGTCCTGGAGTGCGTGTAATCGCCGTCAACTATACCACCGACCCGTACCTTTGGCGACCGGTTTGGATTACCAAAAGGAATCG ATCAAATCTGGTCGATCGTGCTCGGGAAATGAGTGATCTACTGATAGCTAAAGGTGTCGGCCGAGGTCATCCAATAGTTTGGGTGGGCCATTCGAAGGGTGGCATCTTCATCAAGCAGATACTGGTGGATGCGTGGGAAAGTGGTCGTCCTGCAGCAGAACCACTGTGGCGATCGTCGCGCGGTACCTTCTTCTACTCCGTGCCGCATCGGGGATCTCCACTGGCAGATTTCAATTTGCCTCTGCTGCGTCAATCGGTGGAGTTGCTTGAAATACAGAAAA ATTGTTCCAGTATTCTGGAGCTACACAGCCGCTTCGTTGCCCTGTACCACAGCGGCCAGCTGAAGATAGACGTGTTTAGCTTCGTCGAAACGGCCATGACGCTCATGTCCGTACTGTACCTGCGCATCGTCGGGATTGATTCTGCTG ATCCCGGCATCGGTGAGGTCTGTGGAGTGCATTTGGATCATCGAGAAATATGCAAACCACGCAGCCGTAACTGCATCCTCTACACCGAGTTGGTCAAAATGATCAATCGCGTGAGTTGA
- the LOC126567620 gene encoding uncharacterized protein LOC126567620 yields the protein MFGQVLALSCLFVVGQLSGAVARDVGVQKSEDIIRSGGCTVPFASLPYPEQPLILVPGSNKFWHPQDETRQVLFPTSAPVELVCREGFKLFPEKRSITIECVADDTFAYDGNTYSMVELACTSYWLSSARTTQERCFNGSVIVNVGFDLTANRWVNVFDVCYDEMLYHTHFVRHHMNRANGGYQSGNPRPNWYQGAYYTDVNINNLYTVNKQRETMAIILNSQSRADQLVQNTTNGIYMARGHIAARVDFIYGTEQNATFWFLNAAPQWQNFNGVNWERVEASIRDFLGKRDLEVTVYSGTYGVQKQADGNGDYQEIWLDFDPTEGRRRAPAPMLYYKILHDERNNAGIAIVGVNNVHIPTDMILREYVLCKDIGDQVEWIDWQRTNVTIGYCYACEVNAFNAAIGNPHPNLNVAKLLTSVAGKRFVHSLWAMFAGLGLHGVLFFVRSALRVPAA from the exons ATGTTTGGCCAAGTTCTTGCTTTATCGTGTCTCTTTGTGGTGGGCCAACTTAGTGGTGCAGTTGCCCGTGATGTCGGAGTCCAGAAATCGGAGGACATAATAAGAT CTGGTGGCTGTACGGTTCCATTTGCCTCGTTGCCATACCCAGAGCAACCACTGATTCTAGTTCCAGGATCGAACAAATTCTGGCACCCGCAGGATGAAACAAGACAGGTTCTGTTCCCCACGAGTGCTCCGGTAGAGTTGGTGTGTCGAGAAGGTTTTAAACTGTTCCCCGAAAAGCGTTCCATTACGATTGAGTGTGTTGCTGACGATACATTTGCGTACGATGGAAACACCTACTCTATGGTGGAGCTGGCCTGCACATCGTACTGGTTAAGCTCGGCCAGAACCACACAGGAGCGCTGCTTCAACGGGTCCGTGATTGTGAACGTAGGCTTCGATCTGACCGCAAACCGATGGGTGAATGTGTTTGATGTGTGCTACGATGAGATGCTTTACCATACGCACTTTGTCCGTCACCACATGAACCGTGCCAATGGAGGCTATCAGTCTGGTAATCCTCGTCCAAATTGGTATCAGGGTGCATACTACACGGACGTCAACATCAACAACCTCTACACCGTCAACAAACAGCGCGAAACGATGGCTATCATACTAAACTCACAATCACGAGCTGACCAGCTGGTACAAAACACTACCAACGGGATATACATGGCCCGAGGGCATATAGCAGCGCGGGTTGACTTTATTTACGGAACGGAGCAGAACGCTACCTTCTGGTTCCTGAACGCTGCGCCACAGTGGCAAAACTTTAACGGTGTTAACTGGGAGCGTGTGGAGGCTTCGATTCGCGACTTTCTCGGCAAGCGTGATCTGGAAGTGACCGTGTACAGTGGTACGTACGGTGTGCAGAAGCAGGCGGACGGCAACGGAGATTATCAGGAGATCTGGTTAGACTTTGATCCGACCGAGGGTCGCCGCCGTGCACCGGCCCCAATGCTGTACTACAAGATTCTGCACGACGAGCGTAACAATGCCGGTATCGCGATCGTCGGCGTTAACAACGTCCACATACCGACCGACATGATCCTGCGCGAGTACGTACTGTGCAAGGATATCGGTGATCAGGTCGAGTGGATCGACTGGCAGCGTACGAACGTAACGATCGGGTACTGTTACGCGTGCGAGGTTAACGCATTCAATGCGGCGATCGGTAATCCGCATCCGAACCTTAATGTGGCAAAGCTGCTCACGAGTGTTGCCGGCAAGCGGTTCGTACACTCGCTCTGGGCCATGTTTGCTGGTCTCGGTTTGcatggtgttttatttttcgtacgGTCTGCCCTTCGTGTGCCGGCTGCGTAG
- the LOC126568232 gene encoding uncharacterized protein LOC126568232 yields MKFVSVYVLVLLLASQAAWGRDIPLLRDIPEDAPEDVPEFVGFATGCSIPLNNGLPQPQPLFLIPGTDQFRYPSTSSGALTLNAGETLELACAAGFSLYPEETSIKVTCVIDDQFNYESKMYSFSEFSCTANWRSVARRTTSRCYNDATIVEIGFELGARFPKVLDVCHDEVTFDNHYLVHEFTPANAGFQQGVARPGWIQGNFYSGVTVNTLYTVNMQRETIATILSSQSRADELVQTTNNGIYMARGHIAARADFVYATQQNATFWFLNAAPQWQNFNAGNWERIESSVKTFVASRNIRVRVYGGTWGVQTQADGNGDHHQIFLDFDANGRTRLRAPKVYYKILHNEANNSGIVLIGVNNVHISLEEIQRDYIFCTDVSSRITWINWDRENLARGYSYACEVNEFNRVTGHLPQLNVASLLI; encoded by the exons ATGAAGTTCGTTTCAGTTTATGTGCTGGTGTTGCTCTTGGCAAGCCAAGCAGCATGGGGTCGAGATATACCTTTGCTTCGAGATATTCCGGAGGATGCTCCGGAAGATGTGCCGGAATTTGTTGGATTTG CCACTGGATGCTCTATTCCGCTGAATAATGGCTTGCCACAACCTCAGCCACTGTTTCTCATCCCGGGCACGGACCAATTCCGGTACCCATCTACGTCCAGTGGTGCTCTGACGCTGAACGCGGGAGAAACGCTTGAGCTAGCCTGTGCGGCTGGATTCTCTCTGTACCCAGAGGAAACATCCATTAAGGTGACGTGTGTGATCGACGATCAGTTCAACTACGAGAGCAAAATGTACAGCTTTAGTGAATTTTCCTGCACGGCTAACTGGCGCAGCGTGGCACGCCGTACTACAAGCCGTTGCTATAATGACGCCACGATAGTAGAGATTGGCTTTGAGTTGGGCGCACGGTTCCCAAAGGTGCTGGACGTTTGCCACGATGAGGTGACGTTCGACAATCACTATCTGGTGCACGAGTTCACGCCGGCTAATGCAGGATTCCAGCAGGGCGTAGCACGTCCAGGCTGGATACAGGGTAACTTCTACAGCGGTGTGACCGTCAATACACTGTACACGGTAAACATGCAGCGAGAGACGATCGCAACCATCCTCAGCTCGCAGTCGCGTGCGGATGAGCTAGTGCAAACGACAAACAATGGTATCTATATGGCGCGGGGACACATTGCGGCTCGAGCAGATTTCGTCTATGCCACGCAACAAAATGCTACCTTCTGGTTCCTGAACGCTGCTCCCCAGTGGCAGAACTTTAACGCTGGTAACTGGGAGCGCATCGAGTCGTCCGTCAAGACATTCGTTGCATCTCGCAATATCCGCGTCCGAGTGTATGGAGGAACGTGGGGCGTCCAAACGCAAGCTGATGGTAATGGTGATCACCATCAGATCTTCCTGGACTTTGATGCTAACGGACGCACTCGTTTGCGGGCACCGAAAGTTTACTACAAGATCCTGCACAACGAAGCCAACAACTCGGGCATCGTGCTGATCGGTGTGAACAATGTGCACATCTCGCTGGAAGAGATCCAACGGGACTACATCTTCTGCACGGACGTAAGCAGCCGCATCACTTGGATCAATTGGGACCGGGAAAACCTAGCCCGTGGCTATTCGTACGCATGCGAGGTGAACGAGTTTAATCGCGTCACGGGCCATCTGCCACAGCTGAATGTAGCGAGTCTGCTGATATGA
- the LOC126568219 gene encoding uncharacterized protein LOC126568219 has product MHFHPDKRSNMKWVLCLVAIGAIGLLGEARDIRQDIPVEVPEIGNYATACSVRTTGDMPRPQPLVLIPGTDQFRYPSTGNGLLQLNAGETLELACQDGFALFPGKSSITITCVINDQFNYDSQMIAFRDFACTENWLSSARRTAQRCFNGATIVEIGFNVGSRFPKILDVCHDEVTFDNHYLVHEFTPANAGFQQGVPRPGWYQGDFYPGININGLYTVNTQRATLATILNSQARADQLVQGTDNGIFMARGHIAARADFVYGTQQNATFWFLNAAPQWQNFNAGNWERIESSVKTFVASRNIRVRVYGGTWGVQTQANGNGDHRQIFLDFNANGRQRVRAPMVYYKILHNEANNSGIVLIGVNNVHISLEEIRRDYIFCTDVSSRIGWINWDRENIALGYSYACEVNEFNRVTGHLPQLNVASLLI; this is encoded by the exons ATGCACTTTCATCCAGACAAACGAAGCAATATGAAGTGGGTGCTCTGTTTGGTGGCGATCGGTGCGATTGGATTGCTCGGGGAGGCACGCGATATTCGACAGGACATTCCCGTTGAAGTACCGGAAATAGGAAACTATG CTACCGCCTGTTCTGTTCGCACAACGGGCGATATGCCTCGTCCGCAACCACTGGTCCTGATCCCCGGCACCGATCAGTTCCGCTATCCCAGCACGGGCAATGGGCTGCTTCAACTCAATGCCGGTGAAACTTTGGAGCTTGCCTGTCAGGATGGGTTCGCTCTTTTCCCAGGCAAATCCTCCATCACCATCACGTGCGTGATCAATGATCAGTTTAACTACGACAGCCAGATGATCGCGTTCCGTGACTTTGCCTGTACGGAGAACTGGCTCAGCAGTGCACGTCGTACCGCTCAGCGATGCTTTAACGGTGCTACGATCGTGGAGATCGGGTTTAATGTAGGTTCTCGGTTCCCGAAAATCCTGGACGTGTGTCACGACGAGGTAACGTTCGACAATCACTATCTGGTGCACGAGTTCACACCGGCTAATGCCGGATTCCAGCAGGGCGTACCACGTCCAGGCTGGTATCAGGGTGATTTCTATCCCGGTATCAACATTAACGGACTCTACACAGTCAACACACAAAGAGCGACCCTGGCCACCATCCTGAACTCACAGGCACGAGCGGACCAACTCGTGCAGGGAACAGACAACGGTATCTTCATGGCTCGCGGTCATATTGCGGCTCGGGCAGACTTTGTTTACGGAACTCAGCAGAACGCTACCTTCTGGTTCCTGAACGCTGCTCCCCAGTGGCAGAACTTTAACGCTGGTAACTGGGAACGTATCGAGTCGTCCGTCAAGACATTCGTTGCATCCCGCAATATCCGCGTCCGAGTGTATGGAGGAACGTGGGGCGTCCAAACGCAAGCTAACGGCAATGGTGATCATCGGCAGATCTTCCTGGACTTTAATGCAAATGGCCGTCAGCGGGTACGTGCACCGATGGTGTACTACAAGATCCTGCACAACGAAGCCAACAACTCGGGCATCGTGCTGATCGGTGTGAATAACGTTCACATCTCGCTGGAGGAAATCCGCCGGGACTACATCTTCTGCACGGACGTAAGCAGTCGCATTGGATGGATTAACTGGGATCGTGAAAACATTGCGCTCGGATATTCGTACGCATGCGAGGTGAACGAGTTCAACCGTGTGACTGGTCATCTGCCACAGCTGAACGTAGCGAGCCTTCTCATATAA